The sequence below is a genomic window from Silene latifolia isolate original U9 population chromosome 7, ASM4854445v1, whole genome shotgun sequence.
atgacaacaattaggggtaccatgtatgttttaaaaagtgtaagggtaccatgtagaaagtcgaaaaattaaggggtaccatatAAAATATCCCTAACTATATTAAACGTTATGGACTATTGTAATCATGAATAAGTTACCACATTAGTGTACTGTTTTACAAGCAATAGTTTTCATAAAACCTTTAATGTATAATTATCGGCATTAAACTCAACTGAATTAAGCAGAGTTGAACTGAATGAAGTTGAAATAAATAAAAGTTAAGCTTAATTGAATAGAATTGAGCTGAATAAAACTAAAACGAGTTCAAATTAAGTTAGAAAGAACATACCCTTAATTAATCTTTTTACGTTTTCATCCAATCAGTAAAACATCAAAGCCGATATAACAACACATAAATTCGAGGATACCTACCTAGTGCCTATTCATCTCAAACCCGCTAACCTACTTATCCATGTGctcaaatttcaatcaaaataTTTAAACGGAGAAATTTCATCCATTCAAGATAAAAGTGACATAAAAGTACAATAACACAATTTCAAACAAGACCTAAATAGTCATCTCAATTCTCATTTCCtccccggtcaattgttgttctttggtTTAGCCCAAAGACcaaggaaggaggaagaggtcaattactaaatgacaagtggaccaaattatgtgtgaatgatcaaattgttcatcaagttcattattaaaatagaaaggacaactcacaacaattgaccgagacaaccaaaaataaaataggacaacaaataaccgggagAGAAGCAGTATAACACTTTCCCTATAAAATCACATCCTCCCTTAAACCCAAAACACTACATACTCTCAaaacacaaacaaacaaacaaaaatgaCAACAAATCATCACTCTTGTTACACTATCACTAATCTCTTAACACTAACCCAACTAATACTCTTAATCATCCTCTTAACAACACCTAAATCCTCATCCTCAATCTCAACCTCAACCCCTACAAAACCCTTCAACAAAATATACGCATTTGGCGATTCCTACACCGACACCGGTAACACAATCTCAACCACAGGACCATCAGGGTTCAACTACGTTTCCACCCTCCCATATGGCATGACATTTTTCCACCACCCTACTAACCGTTACTCGGACGGGAGACTAGTGATCGACTTTGTAGCCGAACACTTTTCCCTCCCGTTCCTTCCCCCGTATAAGTCCGCCCCCAGTGGCGGACCCAACGGGGTGAATTTCGCTGTTGCTGGTGCAACTGCTATAGAACATAGGTTCTTTGTTAAGAATAATCTTAGTTTTGATATAACACCCGAGTCCATTGGGACCGAGTTGAGTTGGTTTAATAGGGTGTTGGAGAAACAAGGATGTGGGGTCCAATGTGGTGCATTGTTTGATGATGCATTGGTTTGGGTTGGAGAGATTGGTGCTAATGATTATGCCTACTCTGTTGAGAGTTCTGTTAGTTCGAAAACTGTACAAAGTCTTGCCATTAGAAGAATTTCGGGTTTTCTTGAGGTAATTGTTTTGCGACTGCAAATAtttgtaagacggttttacatgaGCACCCAAATAAGAAACTAAGCTTAATTTTCAAAAATCTTATCACTTTCTAAATTCTTAATTGAAAAAAATTGATACGAGAATTCAGAAACAAAGATGAAGAGTATcacgttagaaaaaccgataTAATAAAATAACTTTATTTTTTGATGTGGGGTTCCACCCATTGCTGGATCAATTAATATGGTTTGAAATTTGCCACTCAATGTGGCCATGTTATGATGTACTCGTCTCTGAGAAAAGCATTTTCCATATCGAATCTTGTgaaattattttctattacaagtaagatattaatgataaatttttcataatttttttcccaaaatattaaaaactaaaagtcaaataattTCTCCGAAACAAATGGAGTCGTAAATCTGGAGATAAAGTTAACTCGAGGCTTAAGTAATCTAATATTTGTCGAACACTCTCTTTTATACATACTCTTACGGTCTTACATAAGTTTTCAAAATAAAAATCTGTTGAATAATCAATCTCTTTTTATATAAACTTTTGCGAAACATCGTCTTTTAATCGACTAAATTTCCTCGATTACATAACATTTGTCTACAATAATTACAGGCAATCCTAAAGAAAGGAGCAAAATACGTGGTGGTACAAGGGCTACCACCAACAGGATGTCTAACACTCGCAATGTTACTTGCACCATCAGATGATCGAGACGACATGGGATGCGTCAAAAGTCAAAACACCTTAAGTGCAACACACAACACCCTTCTTCAAGCAGAGATTCAATCCTTAAGAAAGCAATTCCCTACGTCGACCATCGTGTATGCGGATTACTACAACGCGTATAAGACTGTTATGGAGAACCCGTCAAAGTATGGTTTCAAGGAGTTGTTCAAGGTGTGTTGTGGGTCTGGAGGTGGGGAGTTTAACTATGACTTCTTCTCGGCGTGTGGTGCAACGGGTTCAAGCGTTTGCTCGAACCCGTCTCAGTATGTTAATTGGGATGGTGTTCATTTGACTGAGGGGATGTATAAGGTGATTTCAGGGTTGATTATGCAAGGAGGGTATTCTTCCCCTTCTTTTCAAGAGTTGATGGCTAGGAAAATAAGTCGTGGATAAGAGATACAAACGTCGATTTATGTTTACTTATTAATTATCGGGACAAAGGGAGTATGTGTTACACTTTCGTAGTCATGAGTTTGGTTAGTTGATGGAGCTAATTATGTGTTGATAACTTCATTATATTGAACTTTGTAGTGATACCATATTTATTACCAAACATCTTTTCTTAAATCTGCTAGTCAAACATGCTACTAAAATCTATTAACCCATATTCTGCTAATGTTATTCGCTATTATAAATCTACTTCTGCTGTTTGGCACAGGGAGCAATAAAACATTATGAGACTGACACAAATACGGAGTACTTGATTAACACAAATACTCGTAATTCATTCATAGCATGGATAATTGAATTGATTTCAATGGATACGATCTCATACAAGAATTTGTGTGAACACGGGTAAAGGGGGACTTGTAATTAAACCCCATTTTGCAAACTAAACTTGTGACATTATATTTCactaattcattttcagcaacaTAATGCATGAACACTAAATCATGTacattaattattatacatttgagTGAAGACGCCTTGCCTTACCAACTCCTATTTACATTAAGTTGGAAGCGTATCTTCTACcgactattttttttttgttcttctcTGTACATTGCCCTGGAGGACTACTCCTTAGAACAGGTACTCGTAGTACATTAGAAACAAAGCGTCAGGGATATCTTTGGGCAAACTATTAATGTAGAGATACAAGCACAATATGTCCTCCT
It includes:
- the LOC141592131 gene encoding GDSL esterase/lipase At3g48460 — protein: MTTNHHSCYTITNLLTLTQLILLIILLTTPKSSSSISTSTPTKPFNKIYAFGDSYTDTGNTISTTGPSGFNYVSTLPYGMTFFHHPTNRYSDGRLVIDFVAEHFSLPFLPPYKSAPSGGPNGVNFAVAGATAIEHRFFVKNNLSFDITPESIGTELSWFNRVLEKQGCGVQCGALFDDALVWVGEIGANDYAYSVESSVSSKTVQSLAIRRISGFLEAILKKGAKYVVVQGLPPTGCLTLAMLLAPSDDRDDMGCVKSQNTLSATHNTLLQAEIQSLRKQFPTSTIVYADYYNAYKTVMENPSKYGFKELFKVCCGSGGGEFNYDFFSACGATGSSVCSNPSQYVNWDGVHLTEGMYKVISGLIMQGGYSSPSFQELMARKISRG